A window of Corallococcus macrosporus DSM 14697 contains these coding sequences:
- the nadE gene encoding NAD(+) synthase, producing MRLVKLGLASVNTTVGAFTRNTDRALALAGKMAAEGVTLGVFQEQVIAGYPAEDMVQWQGFMDRQWPELERFARETASLSTVFVVGVGVAHQGLRLNCAAVVAGGRILGLVPKEKLPTYSVFYEARTFGRGQPGMAEVHRGVPLGDYLFRFDFGVVAPEVCEDIWSPDGPMRRRAYSGAELVVNLSASPFRLGFVETRRELIATRAADHQCTIAYCNAVGSNDGLIFDGGGFLNQNGRHIMETPRFQEGYASAVVDLDRTLRLRAEATTWRVDRESWLASGGQAVPVLDCTQAVRTRRESLKYPVPAHRSFFLPSPDTRRTARDALCEDILDALALGVGDYFEKTRAFKVLGIALSGGRDSLLTLLIAHRYAKRARPEDPGSLIQAFYMPSRYSSDATREAAETIARELGVAFQVVSIDEAFERERDVARTMLGGKDVTPITEQNIQARLRAQRMWNWSNSCGGLFLQTGNMSEKSVGYTTIGGDLMGALAVIANVPKTVVMYLLDYLQDTTGYEGIRRVLARPAGPELAHDQVGEDELMPFPILDACFYLYGSEKLTPAEILQALTAMFPEVEAARLGGYVEKFVRLFQQSIYKWVQSPLSLHIGNLDLDRERALQLPVVTGAEWMRQG from the coding sequence ATGCGGCTCGTGAAGCTCGGGCTTGCCAGTGTGAACACCACCGTGGGGGCCTTCACCCGGAACACGGACAGGGCGCTGGCGTTGGCGGGGAAGATGGCGGCGGAGGGCGTCACGCTGGGCGTCTTCCAGGAGCAGGTCATCGCCGGCTACCCGGCGGAGGACATGGTGCAGTGGCAGGGCTTCATGGACCGCCAGTGGCCGGAGCTGGAGCGCTTCGCGCGTGAGACGGCGTCGCTGTCCACCGTCTTCGTGGTGGGCGTGGGCGTGGCGCACCAGGGCCTGCGCCTCAACTGCGCGGCGGTGGTGGCCGGCGGCCGCATCCTGGGCCTGGTGCCGAAGGAGAAGCTGCCCACCTACAGCGTCTTCTACGAGGCGCGCACCTTCGGCCGGGGCCAGCCGGGCATGGCGGAGGTCCACCGGGGCGTGCCGCTGGGGGACTACCTGTTCCGCTTCGACTTCGGCGTGGTGGCCCCGGAGGTGTGCGAGGACATCTGGAGCCCGGACGGCCCCATGCGGCGGCGCGCGTACTCCGGCGCGGAGCTGGTCGTGAACCTGTCCGCGTCCCCCTTCCGGCTGGGCTTCGTGGAGACGCGGCGCGAGCTCATCGCCACCCGCGCGGCGGACCACCAGTGCACCATCGCCTACTGCAACGCGGTGGGCAGCAACGACGGCCTCATCTTCGACGGCGGCGGCTTCCTCAACCAGAACGGCCGCCACATCATGGAGACGCCGCGCTTCCAGGAAGGCTACGCGTCCGCGGTGGTGGACCTGGACCGCACCCTGCGCCTGCGGGCGGAGGCCACCACCTGGCGCGTGGACCGCGAGTCGTGGCTCGCCAGCGGTGGCCAGGCCGTGCCGGTGCTGGACTGCACCCAGGCGGTGCGGACGCGGCGCGAGTCGCTGAAGTACCCGGTGCCCGCGCACCGCAGCTTCTTCCTGCCGTCCCCGGACACGCGCCGCACCGCGCGGGACGCGCTGTGCGAGGACATCCTGGACGCGCTCGCCCTGGGCGTGGGCGACTACTTCGAGAAGACGCGCGCCTTCAAGGTGCTGGGCATCGCGCTGTCGGGCGGGCGGGATTCCCTGCTGACGCTGCTCATCGCGCACCGCTACGCGAAGCGCGCGCGGCCGGAGGACCCCGGCTCGCTCATCCAGGCGTTCTACATGCCCAGCCGCTACTCCAGCGACGCCACGCGCGAGGCGGCGGAGACGATTGCGCGCGAGCTGGGCGTGGCCTTCCAGGTGGTCTCCATCGACGAGGCCTTCGAGCGCGAGCGCGACGTTGCCAGGACGATGCTGGGCGGCAAGGACGTCACGCCGATTACGGAGCAGAACATCCAGGCCCGCCTGCGCGCCCAGCGCATGTGGAACTGGAGCAACTCCTGCGGCGGGCTCTTCCTGCAGACGGGCAACATGAGCGAGAAGTCCGTGGGCTACACCACCATCGGTGGCGACCTCATGGGCGCGCTGGCCGTCATCGCCAACGTCCCGAAGACGGTGGTGATGTACCTGCTCGACTACCTCCAGGACACCACGGGGTACGAAGGCATCCGCAGGGTGCTGGCCAGGCCGGCGGGGCCGGAGCTGGCGCATGACCAGGTGGGCGAGGACGAGCTGATGCCCTTTCCCATCCTGGACGCCTGCTTCTACCTGTACGGCAGTGAGAAGCTGACGCCCGCTGAAATCCTCCAGGCGCTCACCGCCATGTTCCCGGAGGTGGAGGCGGCCCGGCTCGGCGGCTACGTGGAGAAGTTCGTCCGCCTCTTCCAGCAGTCCATCTACAAGTGGGTGCAGTCTCCGCTGTCGCTCCACATCGGCAACCTGGACCTGGACCGCGAGCGCGCGCTGCAGCTCCCCGTCGTCACCGGCGCGGAGTGGATGCGGCAGGGGTAG
- the trxA gene encoding thioredoxin, with amino-acid sequence MAAVEITKDNFKETVSKEGIVILDWWASWCGPCRAFAPIFEQTSNKHPDIVFGKIDTDAQQELSGAFEIRSIPTLMVFRDGILLFEQPGALPAAALEDLLKQVRALDMEQVRKEVAARRGEPPQA; translated from the coding sequence ATGGCGGCGGTCGAAATCACCAAGGACAACTTCAAGGAGACGGTGTCCAAGGAGGGCATCGTCATCCTGGACTGGTGGGCGTCGTGGTGCGGCCCCTGCCGTGCCTTCGCGCCCATCTTCGAGCAGACCTCGAACAAACATCCGGACATCGTCTTCGGGAAGATTGATACGGATGCCCAGCAGGAGCTGTCCGGGGCGTTCGAGATTCGCTCCATCCCCACGCTCATGGTGTTCCGTGACGGGATTCTCCTGTTCGAGCAGCCAGGGGCCCTGCCGGCCGCCGCGCTGGAGGACCTGCTCAAGCAGGTGCGGGCGCTGGACATGGAGCAGGTCCGCAAGGAAGTCGCCGCCAGGCGCGGTGAGCCACCGCAAGCCTGA
- a CDS encoding sterol desaturase family protein, with the protein MSINVYAIATPFVIVLALGEFAYCVIRRNGYYAFQDSIASMGTAVLNQCVNVAVALLVLPLFIQLGQLAPWRLGASSPLELVALFLGVDFLFYWFHRFGHRTNIGWAAHSPHHSTEELNYAVALRASVTQRLFSFLFYWPLVLVGFPPEAVLAMVAFHLVLQFIPHTRVIPKLPRWIESWLNTPSHHRVHHARNDVYIDKNYAGFLIIWDKLFGTFEEEKEACSYGLTSPPNTWDPTVINFQAWAKLVGDALATKSHWDRLRIWVMPTGWRPADLPPRPSVGWQKDGVELKFQSTELPGTRAYLVFQLLAAMPFMLLVSHHASPLSGWQKLVLSLLFWAMATAWSGMLESRRWSLPLELGRVLAMGVAVTWWLLRSPAPQSWSALCAGWLLASLVWLLVVRTAAHTATPMPQGTR; encoded by the coding sequence ATGAGCATCAACGTCTATGCCATCGCGACGCCCTTCGTCATCGTCCTGGCGCTGGGGGAGTTCGCCTACTGCGTCATCCGGCGCAACGGGTACTACGCCTTCCAGGACTCCATCGCGAGCATGGGCACCGCGGTGCTCAACCAGTGCGTCAACGTGGCGGTGGCGCTGCTGGTGCTCCCGCTCTTCATCCAGCTCGGGCAACTCGCGCCCTGGCGGCTCGGCGCGTCCTCGCCGCTGGAGCTGGTGGCGCTCTTCCTGGGCGTGGACTTCCTCTTCTACTGGTTCCATCGCTTCGGCCACCGCACCAACATCGGCTGGGCCGCGCATTCGCCGCACCACTCCACCGAGGAGCTCAACTACGCGGTGGCCCTGCGCGCCAGCGTGACGCAGCGCCTCTTCTCGTTCCTCTTCTACTGGCCGCTGGTGCTGGTGGGCTTCCCGCCCGAGGCCGTGCTGGCCATGGTGGCCTTCCACCTGGTGCTCCAGTTCATCCCCCACACGCGCGTCATCCCCAAGCTGCCCCGGTGGATTGAGTCCTGGCTCAACACGCCGTCACACCACCGCGTCCACCACGCGCGCAATGACGTCTACATCGACAAGAACTACGCGGGCTTCCTCATCATCTGGGACAAGCTCTTCGGCACCTTCGAGGAGGAGAAGGAGGCGTGCTCCTACGGCCTCACCTCCCCGCCCAACACCTGGGACCCCACGGTCATCAACTTCCAGGCGTGGGCGAAGCTCGTCGGCGACGCGCTGGCCACCAAGAGCCATTGGGACCGGCTGCGCATCTGGGTGATGCCCACCGGCTGGCGGCCCGCGGACCTGCCTCCGCGTCCCTCCGTGGGCTGGCAGAAGGACGGCGTGGAGCTGAAGTTCCAATCCACCGAGCTGCCCGGCACCCGGGCCTACCTCGTGTTCCAACTGCTGGCGGCCATGCCCTTCATGCTGCTGGTGAGCCACCATGCCTCGCCGCTGTCCGGCTGGCAGAAGCTGGTGCTCAGCCTGCTCTTCTGGGCCATGGCCACCGCGTGGAGCGGGATGCTGGAGTCGCGGCGCTGGAGTCTGCCGCTGGAGCTGGGGCGGGTGCTCGCCATGGGTGTGGCGGTGACGTGGTGGCTGCTGCGGTCGCCAGCGCCCCAGAGCTGGAGCGCGCTGTGCGCGGGGTGGTTGCTCGCGTCGCTCGTCTGGCTGCTGGTGGTGCGCACCGCGGCGCACACCGCCACGCCCATGCCGCAGGGCACCCGCTGA
- a CDS encoding LON peptidase substrate-binding domain-containing protein encodes MTAQERIERAASALKVFPLPSAVLFPHTVIPLHIFEPRYRALVRDALAGDRVLALSQLEPGWEGNYGGKPPMLPMMCAGVIVWDEQVEEGRYNILLQGVSRVRMTSELTTEKAYREVLAEALPDVPYEGPEEEQLRQAVFELAGRVPPSFAENLLPVAARAQGGMLADVVASAVIPEPERRQALLAELDVRKRLEGVLEDVGALIGRLQPLRPTGPLN; translated from the coding sequence ATGACCGCTCAAGAACGCATCGAGCGTGCCGCCAGCGCGCTGAAGGTCTTCCCCCTCCCGTCGGCGGTGCTGTTCCCGCACACCGTCATCCCGCTGCACATCTTCGAGCCGCGCTACCGGGCGCTGGTCCGGGACGCGCTGGCGGGGGACCGCGTCCTGGCGCTGTCCCAGTTGGAGCCGGGCTGGGAAGGCAACTACGGGGGCAAGCCGCCCATGCTGCCCATGATGTGCGCGGGCGTCATCGTCTGGGACGAACAGGTGGAGGAGGGGCGCTACAACATCCTCCTGCAGGGCGTGAGCCGCGTCCGCATGACGTCCGAGCTGACGACGGAGAAGGCCTACCGCGAGGTGCTCGCGGAGGCGCTGCCGGACGTGCCCTACGAGGGCCCGGAGGAGGAGCAGCTCCGGCAGGCCGTCTTCGAGCTGGCCGGCCGTGTCCCGCCGTCCTTCGCGGAGAACCTGCTGCCGGTGGCCGCGCGGGCCCAGGGCGGCATGCTCGCGGACGTGGTGGCCTCCGCCGTCATCCCAGAGCCCGAGCGGCGGCAGGCGCTGCTGGCGGAGCTGGACGTGCGCAAGCGCCTGGAGGGCGTGCTGGAGGACGTGGGGGCGCTCATCGGCAGGCTCCAGCCCCTGCGGCCCACCGGCCCCTTGAACTGA
- a CDS encoding hybrid sensor histidine kinase/response regulator, translated as MPHSAFRDPPGDDTPRARILLVDDTPANLLSLEAILEPLGQELVLARSGEEALRELLRGEFACILMDVQMPGLDGLETARLIRARERTRYLPILFITALHREAAFITKGYAQGAVDYLLKPVDPDILRTKVQVFVDLYVRGEQVKRQAVELVERRRAEEAAQRASELEQQLMGIVGHDLRTPLSVVLTTAKSQLSSGALEPAQQKAFERVARSGERIQHIVDLLTDFTRSRLGDGMPVMPRAGDLNEVCREVADELQVARPGRLIRCDFSRDSLHGVWDLERMAQVVANLLDNALKYSPESSDVRLSTWEKPDVVFLEVHNEGAPIRRELLPHLFEPFRRGDASRAQARTSLGLGLYIARAVVEAHRGRLTVRSSEAGGTTFRLCLPRRADARPPVSHASEADGAPAPMSA; from the coding sequence ATGCCGCACTCCGCTTTCCGAGACCCACCCGGGGATGACACGCCGCGCGCGCGCATCCTCCTGGTGGATGACACGCCCGCCAACCTGCTGTCCCTGGAGGCCATCCTGGAGCCGCTCGGCCAGGAGCTGGTGCTGGCCCGCTCCGGCGAGGAGGCGCTGCGCGAGCTGCTGCGCGGAGAGTTCGCCTGCATCCTGATGGACGTGCAGATGCCGGGGCTGGACGGGCTGGAGACCGCGCGCCTCATCCGGGCGCGCGAGCGGACGCGCTACCTGCCCATCCTCTTCATCACCGCGCTCCACCGCGAGGCGGCCTTCATCACGAAGGGCTACGCCCAGGGCGCGGTGGACTACCTGCTCAAGCCCGTGGACCCGGACATCCTGCGCACCAAGGTGCAGGTCTTCGTGGACCTGTACGTGCGCGGTGAGCAGGTGAAGCGGCAGGCGGTGGAGCTCGTGGAGCGGCGCCGGGCCGAGGAGGCGGCGCAGCGCGCCTCCGAGCTGGAGCAGCAGCTCATGGGCATCGTCGGCCATGACCTCCGCACGCCCCTGTCCGTCGTGCTGACGACGGCCAAGAGCCAGCTCTCCAGCGGGGCGCTGGAGCCCGCGCAGCAGAAGGCCTTCGAGCGCGTGGCGCGTTCGGGAGAGCGCATCCAGCACATCGTGGACCTGCTCACGGACTTCACCCGCTCTCGCCTGGGGGACGGCATGCCCGTCATGCCCCGGGCGGGCGACCTCAACGAGGTGTGCCGCGAAGTGGCGGACGAGCTGCAGGTGGCCCGCCCGGGCCGCCTCATCCGGTGCGACTTCTCGCGCGACAGCCTGCACGGCGTCTGGGACCTGGAGCGCATGGCCCAGGTGGTGGCCAACCTGCTGGACAACGCCCTGAAGTACAGCCCGGAGTCGTCCGACGTCCGCCTCTCCACCTGGGAGAAGCCGGACGTCGTCTTCCTGGAGGTCCACAACGAGGGCGCGCCCATCCGCCGGGAGCTGCTGCCACACCTGTTCGAGCCCTTCCGCCGGGGGGACGCCTCGCGGGCGCAGGCCCGGACGAGCCTGGGGCTGGGGCTCTACATCGCCCGCGCCGTCGTCGAGGCGCATCGGGGGCGGCTGACGGTGCGCTCCTCGGAAGCCGGCGGCACCACCTTCCGCCTCTGCCTGCCCCGGCGGGCGGACGCACGGCCGCCCGTCAGCCATGCCAGCGAGGCGGACGGGGCCCCCGCGCCCATGTCGGCCTGA
- a CDS encoding alpha/beta hydrolase family protein yields the protein MPRVLRTHPVDVLFAGLSRRARLFSQGWGDEAFLEEVAAAAPFQERPLPIAPEWSAPRLQRGLRVRDGTFPSPLARLDVAARTAHVRWLSAGQGPSRGACVVLAASREEGFSLRERMYAPLAREGLDLFLLENPYYGLRRPVGQKGGALRTVSDHVLMNLGMVDEARALLAWLRGEGHARLGVAGYSMGGYMAALTAAVVPEPLAVAALAAGASPVPVFTQGLLSWSIAFALLDGPRRDAEQARLRLGRIFDLANLTRFPPPRQPEAAVLVACRRDGFVPGDETLALHAHWPRSELRWVDAGHVTALFTERAALCAAIRDSLARVDAAA from the coding sequence ATGCCGCGGGTGCTGCGAACCCATCCGGTGGACGTCCTCTTCGCGGGCCTGTCCCGCCGCGCCCGGCTCTTCTCCCAGGGCTGGGGGGATGAGGCGTTCCTCGAAGAGGTCGCCGCGGCCGCGCCGTTCCAGGAGCGGCCTTTGCCCATCGCGCCGGAATGGAGCGCGCCCCGGCTCCAGCGCGGCCTGCGGGTCCGGGATGGGACCTTCCCCTCGCCGCTGGCACGGCTCGACGTGGCGGCGCGCACGGCCCATGTGCGGTGGCTGAGCGCGGGGCAGGGGCCCTCGCGCGGGGCCTGTGTCGTGCTCGCCGCGTCCCGCGAGGAAGGCTTCTCGCTGCGGGAGCGCATGTACGCGCCGCTGGCGCGGGAAGGGCTGGACCTGTTCCTGCTGGAGAACCCCTATTACGGCCTGCGCCGGCCCGTGGGGCAGAAGGGCGGCGCGCTGCGCACCGTCAGTGACCACGTCTTGATGAACCTGGGCATGGTCGACGAGGCCCGCGCCCTGCTCGCGTGGCTGCGCGGCGAAGGGCACGCGCGCCTGGGCGTGGCGGGCTACAGCATGGGCGGCTACATGGCGGCGCTGACGGCGGCCGTCGTGCCGGAGCCGCTCGCGGTGGCGGCGCTCGCGGCCGGTGCGTCGCCCGTCCCGGTCTTCACGCAGGGGCTCTTGTCCTGGTCCATCGCCTTCGCGCTGCTGGATGGCCCCCGGCGCGACGCGGAGCAGGCCCGGCTCCGGCTGGGCAGGATTTTCGACCTGGCGAACCTCACGCGCTTCCCGCCGCCCCGGCAGCCGGAGGCCGCCGTCCTCGTGGCCTGCCGGCGTGACGGGTTCGTGCCCGGCGACGAAACGCTGGCGCTGCACGCGCACTGGCCCCGGAGCGAGCTGCGCTGGGTGGACGCCGGGCACGTCACCGCGCTCTTCACCGAGCGCGCCGCGCTGTGCGCCGCCATCCGGGATTCACTGGCGCGGGTGGACGCCGCCGCGTGA
- a CDS encoding TonB family protein, which produces MWIPTLVLCVLSATGELPVTPPVPLEAPGPVLPADVPPPEVPATVLLRLTIDRAGEVSQVEVRQSAGVAFDRAAMNAALRWRFQPARRGTEAIDVRVDVPVTFVPPVHGHHIEPVADGAEPPGAAVGHGAGDARALGGATQAGAQHQGVPGGPAPAGTEASGATGQDAQAPPSFSTTVRGAAHAPPPVAVSDFHIPVGQLADVPRRSASDLMLLAPGVMLANHGGEGHAESIYIRGFDAGEGKDVELRLNGVPLNEVSHAHGHGYADTYFIIPELVESLRVTEGPYDPSQGDFGVAGTVEYQLGLARRGLTASLATGSFAARRLSLLWGPPEASDATFVGLLLRQGHGFGPNRSYSNAGAMAQVELRVGDESRLRLFGTSYGSRFASAGVVRETDVVDTRLPCATDADSQFFCSYDPNQGGAGQRHILSAELQSRLKNGGRFVQQGYVILRQTRIRDNFTGFLQDTTPPDGETQRGDNTEGYYRGSTVGLRGRYTPGLTLLGQPQPLELGYVARYDDVRTRSRRLRDRGGVPYATVFDNQVRTTNLGAYASLRVAPLSWLTLRGGVRLDTFLFGVDDHNRPVEDRDGPRLPDESLEAYGFFASPRASAEVRLTPRLTWLTSAGLGARSSDAAALSDAELAPYARVASGETGLGWRMDGPLSLEARGAFFATRVSQDFVFDEAVGRNQPVGASQRLGAFVSARGTLRNRVDVQASLAWARATLPVPGASAWKLWDGAVMPYIPELLGRVDASLRGTTRVAGQLVDWNVALGHSAIGPRPLPLDRYSAPVFLFDVGTRARWKAVELGLSVENLLDTRWRESEFNFVSNFRGPDAPPSLMATRHFTAGAPRTFMGTLTLHLDLQEDSP; this is translated from the coding sequence GTGTGGATTCCGACTCTGGTGCTCTGTGTGTTGAGCGCCACGGGCGAATTGCCTGTGACTCCACCCGTTCCGTTGGAGGCGCCGGGGCCCGTGTTGCCCGCGGACGTGCCTCCGCCCGAGGTCCCCGCCACCGTCCTTCTGCGGCTCACCATCGACCGGGCGGGCGAGGTGTCCCAGGTGGAGGTGCGGCAGTCCGCTGGCGTTGCGTTTGATCGCGCCGCGATGAATGCCGCGCTGCGCTGGCGCTTCCAGCCGGCCCGGCGCGGCACGGAGGCCATCGACGTGCGGGTGGACGTGCCCGTCACCTTCGTGCCCCCGGTGCATGGTCACCACATCGAGCCGGTGGCGGATGGCGCCGAGCCTCCGGGCGCGGCAGTGGGGCACGGAGCGGGAGACGCGCGAGCCCTCGGTGGAGCCACCCAGGCCGGGGCGCAGCATCAGGGCGTCCCAGGTGGGCCGGCGCCGGCTGGCACGGAGGCGTCGGGCGCCACCGGGCAGGACGCGCAAGCGCCGCCGTCCTTCTCCACCACGGTCCGCGGCGCCGCTCATGCGCCGCCGCCGGTGGCGGTGAGCGACTTCCATATTCCGGTGGGACAGCTCGCGGACGTGCCGCGCCGCTCCGCGTCGGACCTGATGTTGCTGGCGCCCGGCGTCATGCTGGCCAACCACGGCGGCGAGGGCCACGCGGAGAGCATCTACATCCGAGGCTTCGACGCGGGCGAAGGCAAGGACGTGGAGCTGCGCCTCAACGGCGTCCCGCTCAACGAGGTGTCCCACGCGCACGGCCACGGCTACGCGGACACGTACTTCATCATCCCGGAGTTGGTGGAGTCCCTGCGCGTCACCGAGGGGCCCTATGACCCGTCCCAGGGCGACTTCGGCGTGGCGGGCACCGTGGAGTATCAGCTCGGGCTGGCGCGGCGAGGCCTCACCGCGTCCCTCGCCACGGGCAGCTTCGCCGCGCGCCGGCTGTCGCTGCTGTGGGGCCCGCCGGAGGCCAGTGACGCCACCTTCGTGGGGCTGCTGCTGCGGCAGGGGCACGGCTTCGGCCCCAACCGCTCCTATTCGAACGCGGGGGCCATGGCGCAGGTGGAGCTGCGCGTGGGCGACGAGTCGCGGCTGCGCCTGTTCGGCACCAGCTATGGCTCGCGCTTCGCCTCCGCGGGCGTGGTGCGGGAGACGGACGTCGTGGACACCCGGTTGCCGTGCGCCACGGACGCGGACTCGCAGTTCTTCTGCTCCTATGACCCCAACCAGGGCGGCGCGGGGCAGCGCCACATCCTCTCCGCCGAGCTCCAGTCACGGCTGAAGAACGGTGGGCGCTTCGTCCAGCAGGGCTACGTCATCCTGCGGCAGACGCGCATCCGCGACAACTTCACGGGCTTCCTCCAGGACACCACCCCGCCGGACGGCGAAACCCAGCGCGGTGACAACACGGAGGGCTATTACCGCGGCTCCACCGTGGGCCTGCGAGGCCGCTACACGCCGGGGCTCACGCTGCTGGGACAGCCGCAGCCCCTGGAGCTCGGCTATGTGGCCCGCTACGACGACGTGCGCACGCGCTCGCGCCGGCTGCGGGACCGCGGCGGCGTGCCCTACGCCACCGTCTTCGACAACCAGGTGCGCACCACGAACCTGGGCGCCTATGCCTCGTTGCGAGTCGCCCCCCTGTCGTGGCTCACCCTGCGCGGCGGCGTGCGCCTGGACACCTTCCTCTTCGGCGTGGATGACCACAACCGGCCCGTCGAGGACCGCGACGGCCCCCGGCTGCCCGACGAGTCGCTGGAGGCCTACGGCTTCTTCGCCAGCCCCCGCGCCTCCGCCGAGGTTCGCCTGACGCCCCGGCTCACCTGGCTCACCAGCGCGGGCCTGGGCGCGCGCTCCAGTGACGCCGCCGCGCTGTCCGACGCCGAGCTGGCGCCCTACGCCCGCGTGGCCTCGGGCGAGACGGGGCTCGGCTGGCGGATGGACGGGCCCCTGTCGCTGGAGGCGCGCGGCGCCTTCTTCGCCACGCGCGTGTCGCAGGACTTCGTCTTCGACGAGGCGGTGGGCCGCAACCAGCCCGTGGGCGCCTCGCAACGGCTGGGCGCCTTCGTCAGCGCGCGCGGGACGTTGCGGAACCGCGTGGACGTCCAGGCCTCGCTGGCCTGGGCCCGCGCCACGCTGCCGGTGCCCGGCGCCTCGGCGTGGAAGCTGTGGGACGGGGCGGTGATGCCCTACATCCCGGAGCTGCTGGGCCGGGTGGACGCGTCGCTGCGCGGCACCACCCGCGTCGCGGGCCAACTGGTGGATTGGAACGTGGCCCTGGGCCACAGCGCCATCGGCCCCCGGCCCCTGCCGCTGGACCGCTACAGCGCGCCCGTCTTCCTGTTCGACGTGGGCACGCGGGCCCGATGGAAGGCCGTGGAGCTGGGCCTGTCGGTGGAGAACCTGCTCGACACGCGCTGGCGCGAGTCGGAGTTCAACTTCGTCTCCAACTTCCGCGGCCCGGACGCGCCGCCATCGCTGATGGCCACGCGTCACTTCACCGCGGGCGCGCCCCGCACCTTCATGGGCACGCTGACCCTGCACCTGGACCTCCAGGAGGACTCGCCATGA
- a CDS encoding FKBP-type peptidyl-prolyl cis-trans isomerase encodes MGLNVEDVKVGTGAEATSGKSVTVHYVGTLTSGSKFDSSRDRGQGFTFRLGAGQVIEGWDKGVAGMKVGGVRKLTIPPEMGYGARGFPPVIPPNSTLLFEVELLDVR; translated from the coding sequence ATGGGTTTGAATGTGGAAGACGTGAAGGTGGGCACCGGCGCCGAGGCGACGTCCGGTAAGTCCGTCACCGTGCACTACGTGGGGACGCTGACCAGCGGCTCCAAGTTCGACAGCAGCCGGGACCGGGGCCAGGGCTTCACGTTCCGCCTGGGCGCCGGGCAGGTCATCGAGGGCTGGGACAAGGGCGTGGCCGGCATGAAGGTGGGCGGCGTGCGCAAGCTCACCATCCCCCCGGAGATGGGCTATGGCGCGCGCGGGTTCCCGCCCGTTATTCCCCCCAACTCCACCCTGCTGTTCGAGGTGGAGCTCCTGGACGTTCGCTGA